GTCTGCGGAGAAGTGTTACATCAGTTTAAACAAGGAAATCAAATAACACTTGAAGAAAAGAGTGATGCATCCAACATTTCATTGTGTATAACGACCTTAAGAATACTAGTTGTAAGAATAACAGTTAAAGGAGTTTTTCCCTTAAAAGTTGCAGTTGCATAAGTATTTCCCACAATGATGCAGTGCAAAGTCAAGTTTCAGTAGATCTTACGAAACAGAGATTGAGCTCATTGAACTCAATTTCTATTCAAATTATGATAAAGGGGAAGGTGATAAATGATCTGGAATCAAGACTCAAATACTGTTCATAATCCAGTCTCCGATTTATGCTGATTATACAAACCAACCTTGCAAGCATGCATGCACACTCGACCTCATGTTGCATCCACACGCTCATCACAATGTATTCTTTCATAATACTCTGCTTAATTTAAATATGGATTGTCCTAAGGAGGCATCCCCACCAATGTGCATGCATGTACATGGACATGTCCCCACAGCAATGTCTCCAGTAATGTTTCTCCATTCAAATCTTGATTCTATTTTGATTTGAAAGAGAAAAATAGGCAGGCATCCCCACCACCTTGCATGCATGCACACCAGCATAGGAAGGGAGCGAATGTTGATGTGCATGCATGCAAGGTGGGggacctttctctctctctctctctggaatatatttaaattaagaaACATTGTATCAGTGTGACGCCATGCGAGTTGCAATTTACGTCCATGGATGCAAGAAGTGGATATATGTCTTTCCACTTAGCAGAACCAAAATTGAAATTAAGAAACACTATCAAGCCATACATTGCTATTAAGGGagttcacatgcatgcatgcaaagtGGGAGATGCGCTCCTACTTGCGAGAACAAAGATTTAAATTAAGAAGCATTATGAATACATACACTGCTATGGATGCATGCAGGCACATGAAGACACATGCACGCAAAGGGTGAACATCATGACACGTGCAGGCATGCAAAGTGGTAGGATGCCTTCCCAATTAACCCATATTTAAATTGATGCTGGTGGGTTTGTATGGTCAGCATAAAATGATAGTTGTTCATTTTTCACCTTCCCATTTATCAGACCTTGAATGAAAATCAAGTCCTTTCTCTAATTCGATCTCCCTTTAGTAAAGAAACTTGATTCACACTACATCATGGTGGGAAATACTTCAGCAACTACATCATTTCCAAAATATTTTACTAAGTAATATTATTTTGGGGAGAAACAAAAGACTCTACATCATTTTCTCCAAACAGTTCACTTTATGATTCGGGTCTGGTTTCAATTCTATGATCAAACCAAGAATTCAAACCACCCCACCCccccaaccttttttttttttttcaaagcatgGTTTGATTGGGTTATATTCCTTTATTTGTCCAGTTCCTTGTTACAGGCACAGCCCTATCACTGGTCTTCTCACTTGAGCTGTTAAGCAGCTTGATCTCTTCAAGCATAATTGCACTTTCATTTAAACTTTTCCCCTTTTTTCATCTCCTAACCACAAACCAAACAAGGGAAAAATACAGTTTCTCCACCTGTCTCCCATTAATCCAAATAAAGTGGAGAGCAAGCTGAGAGAATTTCTCCAGTTAATCCAAACTAGAACCACTAGGTCACTCTACCAATGATCGAATCAGATAAATGGGTGTAAATGTATTTTAGCATGGTTGGAGAGACACCGAAGATTTGTTGTTAGttgcacttaaaaaaaaaaatctgaagtCCATGTCAAAACAATAAAAAACAATGAGAAGAAAGTATGCTTAAAAACAATGATGGCTTACCTTTGAACAATTAATTCTGGAAATAGAACCACATCATTTCATCTCTGCCATGAACTTTTCATACTCTGTATCAGTACCATAGGTTGCCTTTTCAGCAGTTGAGACAGGTGGAGGTACCGGAGGATTTGATGCCCATGGCACATTTCCCATGCTCTGTGAATGGTCAATTCCCGAGGAGGGTACAGGTGGAGGAGGGGGAGGAGCTAGGCTGTAGTAACATGGATAACCTAATGAAGATGTTGCATATGTAGGTTGAGCATTTGGAGGCATCAGAGCCATTGAGCTCCCGTATATATTTGCAGGTACATGTTGAACAGATGCACTATTTTCGGACAGTACTCCAGGTGGGAAACTTTGTTGTGCTTCACCAGAAGATACAGTTTGAGTTGGGGCACCAGAAGGAACTGACGGCATCGATGGTGGATATTGCATTCCAAATGGAGGGACAGGCTGACCCTGGACAGGAGTGTACATGCTTGACCCAGGAGGTGGAGGAGGGTAAGGAGCATAAGGAGGCGGTACAGGAGGTCCCCATGGAACAGGAGCACTGGCATAGCCCCCAGGAGGTGCAGTGCCAAGGGGCCCACCAGCTGTGTACTGCTGGGATGGGTAGGGGCAAGCAGGCTGAGAAGGAGGGTAAGATGTCATAGTTGATGCTGGAGGTCCTGGAGGCACAGCAGGCTGAGGAGGTTTACCTGCAACTCTGACAGCAATTGTTCGCCCTTCTAGACGATGACCGTTCATTTTAGAAATTGCATTATTAGCCTGCTGAACATCAGAATACTTCACAAAACCATAACCTTTGCTCAATCCACTTACCCGGTCTTTAATAACCTTTGCCATGACAATATCACCAAAAGGTGAAAACAATTGGATCAAACCATCATCATCAAGTGTAGGTGGCAAATACCCAATGTACAAATTTGTATCATCAATTTCTTTTACAGGCTTAACTCCATTTGCACCCAAGCCCACTTGTGAAATACTCCCAAGACCTCCAGAACTGTTACCACTGGCCCATGGAGGATTAGTTCCTGAACTGCCTGAACCAAGAATTGGCAACGTAGAACTTTGTTTGGTCACTGACTCTGGTAATGTGCCTCCTAATTCTGCCAAAAAGTTCTTATATTCATCATCCATCTTTTTTCCCGTTGTCCCCTTCACTGGACAATCAATTGTTGGGTGCCCACCATCACCACATATTTTACAAAGAACATCACTCTTAAAAGTTGTAGTCCGAGAAGGGCACGCATACTGGCGATGCCCTGGTTCACCACATAACCTACAATATTCTTCATCCCTAATAGTTCCATTCAAGGCTGCAAGTTCCCTAAGTTGTTGCCTCTTATGCTCATTCAAGACTTCATCAACAGGCTGCAAGAGCTTCTCCACCATCCCTGCAGCCGCATCAAGAGAATCCTGTGTATCTGCCTCTACCAAAACATGCAAATCCTCATTCTCAGAAGGATCTGGCTTCAAATCCCTTTTCTGCTGCAACCGCCCTTCTTTCACTGAGCCCTTGCCCCGAATCACAATTTTAGCACCAGTCTCTTTCTCCATTCTCTTTTGGGTATTGCCCCTCGGCCCAATTATGAGACCAATAAAATTGTACCCTGGGTATTCTTTCATTGGAATAAAAAGCTTCTTATGAAGCTTTGGCGGCCTATAATCTGGTGGAGGCTTGAAAGTCGGGTTCTTTTTTATTATCTGTGATATAAGTTCTTGCCTCTCTTTATTCAATCTTTCACGGGCACGATACTCCCTAGTGTTTATCCTGATTCCCATGTTATCATAAATAGGTTCAGGAGAAGGCGATCGAGCACCTTCAGGTCTATCATCCAAGGGCATACCCGATTGTAACATTCTACTAATCTCAAGAAGCCTACTGTTAAGTTGTTGAATCTCAGGGTCAAAATCAATACCTCCCATGAAATCAGGTAACTGTATCACTGGCTTGGGTTCATCATCAGCCCACCGCGATTTCCTCTTCCTTGTACCACCAGTGTCACCACCTTGGTTGTTTGAGTCTGCTGGCGGGTCCCAACGGCTACGCCGCCTGCGCCTACTGGTCGTCTCATCCTCCCCTCCAGAGCCATCCTTGTCGGTACCACTGTGAGTATTGGTAACACCATTTTCCGACACCAATGGTTTCACAAGTTCGGGCGGCCTCAGGGCCGCATCCAAATGATAGTTCTCCTTTTGCTGGCTTCCATGATCTCCATTCTCCTGGGCATTACCCACAGAATCAGCCACGCCTCCGGTATCGGTAACCATAGCTAGCGAAGGAAGTTCGGGGTTTCCACCGGGAACTAGGGTATTTGATGGGTTTTGGTTACAGAAATCTAGGGTTTCCGATGGCGGCAGTGGGTTCCCTTCAAcagaagctagggttttggatGGAAGTTGATGAGGTGAAATTAGGGTTTCCGAAGGAGGCAGTGGATTCTGATCTGATGAAACCAGAGCATCAGCTGAGCTTTGAATTGGGATCTGCGAGGCCGACCAATAAAGGGATTGAGAATCCAAGGTTTCGGTCGCCGGATTAGGGATTGAGTCGAAAGACTCCATGGATTTTCCACGAGGTCGATAGAGAGAGAAGCTGAATTGGGTAGAGATCTTGCGAGAGACGACGATTGGGCGGAACCGATACAGCGTGAACCAATTTATAGCCTGAAATCGATCTGAGCGTACGCGTCACTCTGATCTACGTTGAACCCTTGAATaaatcttggatcttagataGTACGGTTGTATTCGGGTCGGATTCGGGTCCATTTATAGGAAATTCCTTTCCTAGGTTTTTGTTGGGAGATTACAAAGTTtgcaataaaaatttttaaatatatatatatatatatatatatatatataaaggaggGGCCATTTAGGTGTCTCCACATCTCGCAAATAAACACAAAAATTTTAATCCCTACAATCAAAGTAGAACAAGATGGacaatttgggacaaattaggtAGATTATAAGATGAGGATATTACAATTCACATCCGACTCATTTTAGTTGCGGATTTATATGTCGGTTTGGATTGAGCAATCCATGGTAAATAATTCATCATTCCCATctctaatataatttttttttatcattcaaTGAACAATTTTTTTTGTAACATAacaattgaaattattttaaaaattataatttggtaattGCTAAGCATTTAATAActaattacaaaattatttttcttttattttttagaacATAAACTTATAAACTTTTGTTTTGATTACGAGAAAAATATTTAGACTTAGCTTGAATGTGGAGTATAATAAGAGTTAAGAGTGTGGTACTATGTGTTGGCCAATAGAGCTTATGTCAATTAAATTGATATCTAATAAGtatgagaatatgagattatCAATAAATTTAAACATTAGTTGTTAGGGGAtggacagatatttatcagataAAATTCTAAATCCGTCAACAAACTTATTTAGAGACAGATAAAAAAAGTTTAAATCATATTCGATTCATTTAATATGTGAATTGGTTAGGAGTCGATTTAAATAGGTCGGATTCAGTTCAAATTAACGCATTTTTATCCATTTTACCAAGGTTACTTGCCCCATGTGTTGACATGTGCTTGGGATGTGTGTGTGGGTGCTCTGTGCTCTAGGCCGTCTCCTTCCTCAACCATTGTCCCCCCCGCCCCCTCTTTAAGGTCTCATAGACCCCACTCTAGACCTAGCAAAAATCCAATAAACCAAATAAAATTTGACTCACTTAAACTGATTCATAACCGATTCACacattaaatgagtttaatatggTTTAAACTTTTTCTATCCGCCTCTAAATAAGTTGGTAAGTGTATTTAAGATTTTATTTGATGGATATATGTTTATTTGCTAATAACTGatgtttaaattcattgataatctTTATGTCCATGCTTACTAGACATCAATTCAATTAACATAAGCTCTATTGACCAAAACCTAATCCCACACTCCCAATTCTTGCACTATTGTATGCGTCTTTGGATCTGTCATATGCCCACATTCTAATTCAAGCTCAAATACTTAATTTTCTTGTGATTAAAACAAAAATCTCTAAATtcatgttttgaaaaataaaaaatattataattttgtgATCAGTTATTAAATGTGTAATATATTaccaaattatatatatttttaaaaacttcAATTGTTACGTTACAAAATAAATTGTTCTTTTGAtggtcaaaaaaaaaattatattagggatGGGAATGACTAAGTATCCATTATCTCTCACAGAATATCTGATTCGAACCACCATAAATCCTTAACTTAAATGAGCCAGATATGAATCATAATATCCCCACCTGATTATTCATCTAATTTGCCACGGATTATCCAACTCGATCTGCTTTGTGCGGTCTACTAGACTCCCCTATGATTAGGGTCTTCAAGGCAATCTTTCACCAAagattttgattttatattttttatgtttcttttgatcttgattttaaaattcctttactaatttttgaaagataaatgTAAAAGTCAAGATTTTCTTCCCCCAACTTCACGAGCTTGAAAATTCTTCCTTCCATGGTcgaacatgtgtgtgtgtgtgtgatctaggattctctctctctctctctctctctctctctctctctctctctctctctctctctctctaataaccccaaaaataatagGTGTATAAGTATAatcctaaaaaattaataaaaataaaattttaattaaataattaattatttaattaatcattattaattaaataatataatattatatgataatatattaatataatataataaaatataataatattataatatatatatatatatacatttattcgGAACTAAATTCTTGAGAATCCCCTGAgacgccactctctctctctctctcctcaactctttctctctcaatttttcagcGAAACGAGCGTCGATTGAAGAACagaaaatattcttgggttcTAATTTCTATCACgaacattttaaccagagtgaaTTCATCATTGGGATGTCGTAGGCACCATTCTTAagataaggtaaggagaataaattacgTTAGTTATTTTTAAAGATTAACTTATTAAATTGGAAAATAAGAATATATGGATATCAAGTtggttgttatttcaaaatttaaccGGTTAAACTGGAGTATGTAAGCCTAGAGATGTTATAAtagttgttatttcaaagttgaaccgattaaactaaaatatatgaaTACAGGGTTTTATGTTCCGAACGTTGCAGACATCGTTTCGGGATCCCTGCAGGCATATCTTCAGTAAAccggtaaggggaataaattatgtcagacattttggaaattaactaattaatttaaagcatgagaatatgaaaatattatatatgattttctgacttATCAGACATATGAAAATAGTGGTTttggattatcatatatttttctgggcaattattatattataaaatattatttaaaatttgtgtggcatgagaaatgactTTGTTACTATACAATAAacatgtgggaatattttatgatgaaatgcAATTTATACTGGTTTATAGGAAATATTGAAAATACGGcagatattgtgaaatgatgaaatatgattttatattaagataTGTGATGACGATATTATACTGGGAAATGAAATGACAGAAATGACAATTTTTATGCtcaaatgtggaaatgagaaccctgatggaccagtgatgtacataagagcacagtaccattgctagtgaatgagttagtgcaaccacactattcggGGAAAGTGTTGGTATTGGAATCGATTGGGCCTGCGGAGAGATTGTGACCGCTTCTAGATCCGGACCAGGCTGcagtaggccaatcgtactacaaatgcGTACAgcttgacttaacctagtaggctaGTCATAGTTAAGTCAttccttcgggccgcacaactcgattatgtggggttattacatgacggtGATATAAGAATGTCTACTtaggttggttcctcattacaaacATGTTGTGTTTCGTACACAGAGAAACTTATTAAGTATGAgcatttttttgagaaaaaattatgattgcaaatatgtgtgtgtgtgtgtgtgtgtgtatatatatatatacatatttgtgaGTACAATTTTCACGATTTCTCAGTTAAATTTATTATTGAATGAATGCGTTATAATACATTAAAACTTATGTTGccactgtaacaccccgaccccgaggggcctgagatattaactttttactactgatttacagcggaagcaaataaactcgattcttattaaaccagagcgctaattatttatgttacaatcacttatttcaaaagaagaaaattacacaaacgtaaatatctgaaatcatactatatttctaattaatctttatttttctaatccccacccgcatgcttgctaagcctgatttccgacatgtccttcagagttatctgaaataaaatatgattggggtgagacgacgctcagtaagtaaataagattattattagtgtgtggccaaaatgagcttttaaagaatttcgtaaaacaatatttaatacaacttcaagactgcttttagaataaatataaatttaaaaatttctgcataaaacttttgtcataaatttcaataataaatttttacaatcatatattataactgttaaattaaacttttaactttaaaactgtaaaaatacttaatgataaacatacatatacttttccttgtacgttttccttagatcgtcatttgagcaccaaaatgatccttttcacgtaaacttatacttttccttcaaatcatcagtaacttgtatacgtaattaaatatgtataaacatatattataaaaaccacccttaggcctttttgccataagtcatgtttacccccatgactgggttgtgcggtccgaagactggacttagctggctggccgaccaaactaaatcaacgtacgtaaactttaagtgagattttccttattaagtcctggacttaaaccaggtgtgcactcaggagaaatccactaacataaataaccactctgtaaacagtgtgggtgcactctgatccgtataaactttaagctgcggtaccgagcatctgtaactttgaactttcgttgccataaggggtttgaaaatcatcttattatcatttatgcaatttaaaataatatcgtaaaaatctcatctttactcatatttacaaaaaaaaaatgtaacgtagaaataaactcatgccacacaatttttgtgttaaaaatatatataattttatttttgaatagaaagaaatgctgaaaatttacccgaggggattggaacatttcttaacccaaaaatagatgcaagtatattaaagatagaactggtataattaaatatgcgtaaaaataaacttatggaaattttgtggaactaagtaacataattaaaatttacaaaataagttcgggtatgaatttaaaataaaaagaaactaacataatcaaaatttacttacaaataaactcgggtataaattttgaataaaaatactaacataatcaaatttacttacaaataaactcgggtataaattttgaataaaaatactaacataatcaaatttacttaccttcttcttttaccgtgtgctacgaacacaataattatctttaagaaatgagatcggaaaaagtgggtgattaagaatttattcaaaaattctctctccaccacaaattctttcactcactaatccttctcttccttggaaaattgttgtgaaaaatgaaggttgagagctccctatttataggaaaattttggggaagaaatagaatttataaaagtgtggggagatgggtgaaattataattttaaaaattaaaaaataggcaaggtatgggttgagtggaggctatttgggagtgcttgccaccattcccactaaataaatttttaattaattactttcctaattaattaatccattacctaactaattattttattattttattatttttcttaatcattattatcattattattatcattgttattaattttaaacttgagtggaggccatttgggagtgcttgccaccattctcactaaataaatttttaattaattacttaccttattaattaatccattacctaactaattattttattattttattatttttcttaatcattattattatcattgttattaattttaaactatatttagtatttattttattttattttatttttgaacaagaattaaatttaaattttaaaaactcatgtgggccccatgtagtcttgtgggccccacacaatttcgagacccaaatggatcgtacgtaattccaataactcttatacgattttatgcatcctgcatagttttgagacttgtgaaaaccttcatacggtttcgggactcatgtgggccccacacagtcttgtgggccccgcataggatacctatattattattattttatcatatatctctacaaattatatcagttaaaacattattttatgtacttatttacgtatataaacagtgtcttgtggctccgggactcatgtggaccccacatagtattgtgggccccacatatgatacctatattattattatcttattatgtatttcgacaaattatgtctgtcaaaacactattttatgtatatatacttatttacgtgtacaaatagtgtctatcctgtttatcctatgaaattccattttgaccaggccgacctccagggagcgactgagccgcaatggtctctgagcactcgctaagacaaggtctttcttaggcatcaaatatggaatcaaggatcctacagaaaaacacttctgtattgatattaacttaatgactatttttattattttattattattgtactttaatcatatatatatatttttgggtcatcacagccacacactaacaataatttattccttcttactgagaggcaGTGTGCAGCAAAAGTGTTAGTGGGGTAGAAGGTCCTTGGttagaattgttattatttttttatgttttttatgagTTCAAAACTTTATTGTGATACTaggatttttattgtaataaaggatgatttttagtactctagtaattgttaTAGAGATGTTccgttgtatatatatatatatatatttggtgtCAGAGATTTATTTAATATAACCCTCCAGACCCCTTTTCGGTTTTGGGGTGTtacaaggtggtatcagagaaatttgagggaaatttttttgggtcgtcactcttactctctctctctctctctctctctctctctctctctctcacacacacacacacatctacaGAGGATTCTTTTACATCCAAAGGTTTTAAATTTGAGATTTGCTCCAATCTTGCTCAATATCAAACATAATTGGCATCGTGAATCAATCCACATAAGAATTACAACGAAGAACCAaactcaaaatcaagaaaataaaccTGAACATAATTTTCATGTACACAAACATGAAATATTTGGGTTACGACTAGTTTCCAAAACAGTAAAACAATGACCTAAATTTATCACAAATATGTATACAAGAAATAGGTGATGATTTAGAACTTTACCTTGCACCATGGATTCTATCGTTGAATGTTCGAAGAATTGTATAGAATCCAAATAGAGCCTACaaccaaaagaaaaaatgaaatatgaagAACAATGATATTTTATTCAATAGCTGAGTTGTGAACACTACATACTTTAGAGAGGACACAAGCATAAGTATTTATACACGATTAT
The Malania oleifera isolate guangnan ecotype guangnan chromosome 13, ASM2987363v1, whole genome shotgun sequence DNA segment above includes these coding regions:
- the LOC131146592 gene encoding splicing factor-like protein 1, producing MESFDSIPNPATETLDSQSLYWSASQIPIQSSADALVSSDQNPLPPSETLISPHQLPSKTLASVEGNPLPPSETLDFCNQNPSNTLVPGGNPELPSLAMVTDTGGVADSVGNAQENGDHGSQQKENYHLDAALRPPELVKPLVSENGVTNTHSGTDKDGSGGEDETTSRRRRRSRWDPPADSNNQGGDTGGTRKRKSRWADDEPKPVIQLPDFMGGIDFDPEIQQLNSRLLEISRMLQSGMPLDDRPEGARSPSPEPIYDNMGIRINTREYRARERLNKERQELISQIIKKNPTFKPPPDYRPPKLHKKLFIPMKEYPGYNFIGLIIGPRGNTQKRMEKETGAKIVIRGKGSVKEGRLQQKRDLKPDPSENEDLHVLVEADTQDSLDAAAGMVEKLLQPVDEVLNEHKRQQLRELAALNGTIRDEEYCRLCGEPGHRQYACPSRTTTFKSDVLCKICGDGGHPTIDCPVKGTTGKKMDDEYKNFLAELGGTLPESVTKQSSTLPILGSGSSGTNPPWASGNSSGGLGSISQVGLGANGVKPVKEIDDTNLYIGYLPPTLDDDGLIQLFSPFGDIVMAKVIKDRVSGLSKGYGFVKYSDVQQANNAISKMNGHRLEGRTIAVRVAGKPPQPAVPPGPPASTMTSYPPSQPACPYPSQQYTAGGPLGTAPPGGYASAPVPWGPPVPPPYAPYPPPPPGSSMYTPVQGQPVPPFGMQYPPSMPSVPSGAPTQTVSSGEAQQSFPPGVLSENSASVQHVPANIYGSSMALMPPNAQPTYATSSLGYPCYYSLAPPPPPPVPSSGIDHSQSMGNVPWASNPPVPPPVSTAEKATYGTDTEYEKFMAEMK